One genomic window of Nicotiana sylvestris chromosome 10, ASM39365v2, whole genome shotgun sequence includes the following:
- the LOC138880234 gene encoding secreted RxLR effector protein 161-like gives MDGEHPLSTPMIVRSLDVNKDPFQPQEKNEKLLGPEVPSLSAIGALMYLANTTRRDITFSLNVLARYSFAPTRRHWNGIKHILRYLKGTTDMGLFYGNNCSPDLVDYADAEYLYDPHKTRSQTGYVFTCGGTVIS, from the coding sequence ATGGATGGAGAACACccattaagtactccgatgattgttcgatcacttgatgtgaataaggatccattccaacctcaagaaaagaatgaaaagctacttggtcctgaagtaccatctcttagtgcaattggtgcactaatgtatcttgctaatactaCAAGGCGTGACATAACCTTTTCacttaatgtcttagcaagatatagctttgctcctacaaggagacattggaatggaatcaaacacatattgcggtatctaaaaggaactaccgatatgggcttattttatggaaATAATTGCAGTCCCGATCTTGTTGATTATGCCGATGCTGAGTATTTATATGACCCACACAAGACCcgatctcaaacaggttatgtgtttacctgtggaggcactgtcatatcttga
- the LOC104248609 gene encoding uncharacterized protein: protein MNHCAIQQGAFAACEDMWSSISDNKKEAVVCPKPRRLGLLNATVNEPFRPLRWHVSHQQELCDSRAGADLLDIILAKGGGVDQSSAQVASSPPFFCGSPPSRVSNPLIQDARFGDEKVMTPVSPRAIPIPSGLAASSPSASAARKPGGCVRANFGNNPAVRVEGFDCLDRDRRNCSIPALA, encoded by the exons ATGAATCACTGTGCAATTCAACAAGGTGCTTTCGCCGCTTGTGAAGATATGTGGAGTTCAATttctgataataaaaaggaagcCGTTGTTTGCCCTAAGCCTCGGCGTCTCGGCCTTTTGAACGCTACTGTAAATGAACCTTTCAGACCTCTCAGATGGCATGTTAG CCATCAGCAAGAGTTGTGTGATTCAAGAGCTGGAGCTGATCTATTGGATATCATCCTCGCAAAG GGTGGTGGTGTGGATCAATCATCTGCACAGGTAGCCTCGTCGCCCCCATTTTTTTGTGGGTCACCGCCGAGCAGAGTGTCTAACCCATTAATTCAAGATGCGCGATTTGGGGATGAGAAGGTCATGACCCCAGTTTCACCACGGGCAATTCCCATACCTTCCGGACTGGCTGCTTCGTCCCCATCTGCATCCGCTGCCAGGAAACCTGGCGGATGTGTGAGGGCGAATTTTGGCAACAATCCGGCTGTTAGAGTTGAGGGTTTCGATTGCCTCGACAGGGATCGTCGTAACTGCAGCATCCCTGCCCTGGCTTGA